AGAACAAGGCACCTTTACATCTTAGAGCACTTATTGATGGGTAGGCTAACATGGCCTGACTGCAATGAGCAATGTTGTGTATGAGAACATCTATGATGGTCCATTCACATGAGGAGAGCACTATTGCATTCAGGCCTCATTTCtgggcttcccatgagcatctggggTTGCCAAACTAGATAGCCATGTGGTGTAAGatgggtagccaacgtggtgccctctatatgttttagactacaacacctatcatACCTGGCTattggctattggccatgctgactgaggctgatgggagctgcagtccacaacatctgcaggCTACCTATGCTCTGAGAGCATGAGGATATATaaaagctgctggatcagaccaacatcctctctagcctagcatcctgctTCCCAAAGGAGGCAGCCAACCAGACTCTAGGAGCAGGACATGACACTTGTTCTTGTCTGATGTTGCAGTTATCAAAGCTTGAACATGcacgtggtttaacccacagcaccaccagtaaTAATATAGGTGCTAGCTATTATGATAGGCATGATGCCTCTTCTGGGTGCTCTTGGgctccaactttcatcagcccaaggcagcatggccaatgggttctccttccttgcaTAGAAACTTTATTCTTGTGTGTTCAAGAGATgatgaaacaaaagaaaattgaAAGAGTGTTGGAAATGGTGCATAATCCCCTACTTCAATCTATTAAACAAGACCTTACCCACAATATTTTAAATCTGTGTTCATATAGCCGGCCTTCATTTCATTGCAGTGCATTATAATTGGTACGGTTGGGTTTGGGTTAattcttttctcctctctctacccctttaattttttatttttttcccccccAGGTCAAACCACTGAACAATGCTGGTGCTTCTAACGCTCTCTGTGTTGGTTTTGCAATTTTCACCAGCATCGTTTCAGAGCTCACCGCAAGTTATACAGAACTTAGACCGGAATGCCTGCTCACTGGTTGTATGTGGACCAGCTGAGAAGGGGTTACCAGGGATAAATGGGAGAGATGGAGCCCAAGGACCAAAAGGGGACAAGGGAGAACAAGGTATGGAAAAGGTGACTTCCTAAGAGTTCCCATTCTTTGAGGATCACCTTTAGATtcacacactgggggggggggggagaggaaaccaTGCAGTCCCACATAATTTAAGCATAAGCGGCTTATGATGCAACTCCATGATGACTCCCAATTACATTGCTAATTACCTTGTGATAAATATCAGTTAGTTTTAAATGTTAAGACAACCTCTTCTCTGACCATGACTTATGTTTATCCAATGCCTAAACCACCACCTGGGGGTAAAGGCCTTAGTCTTGGTTGGATGGGAGTTCGTAAGCCTCTTGCTGCCCTTCCAAGGGAAAGGGGTATCGTGTTAAAAGGATCCTGGAGGAGGTGCTTCTATCCAGATTTCCAGGTGGGGGCTAGAGCCATAGTACCCTTCAAGGGAGAGATCCTGGCGGAGACGtacctatttgatgtaagtcataggaccTCCTTGCCTCAGGGTAGACCCCATGGAGAAGATACTTCCAGCAGGCGGGTTGGTTGTTATAGGATATACCCAATGCCTAGGACAAACCTCTTACATctgcaaccaataaagttgtgctCTTATTCAACTCAAAAGAATGTGTCTTGACTGGTTTTTCTCCAccgggtgggggaggcagagtcACAGCGCCCGGACACGCAAACAGCGTAAAAATTCTACCAAGACAACATAAAAGCAAAGTAGCATGACATCAATATAAAAATGAATCTTAAGTTTTCAAATTGATACTGTAAAGACTGTGATGTAGGTCCATCAAAAGTGATGGATAGAAGTGCAAGACTGCATGAAGTTCTGCATTTCTCCCCCTCTCGCTGGATTAAGAGGGACATGGTGCCAAACAAAGAAGGAAAAGGCAGAAGAGGAGAAAGCAAATCTAGAGGGGGGACGACGTCATCTGGTGGATGTATGGCAACAGCCACAGCCACCTTGAATGTAGCTGCCTTAACTAACTTTAggattgccatacgtccagaatttcccagacatacctggaatactgcagttggaagcagtgtttgGGCGGAAATTGGCTAAATGTCAAGGCAGACATATGGCATAACTGATGTTAGCAGTGTCGTTTTTGCAACTGtggccaaaaaagctcaacaacttttccatCCGGAtttccactttctgaaatatggcaaccctggctAACATAGCAATGATGATGACCCAAGACTGGAATCAATACATTGCTTCTTGTGTGAGCATCTTTAAACTGAAACTGGCATGAGATTGTTTCATTTAACTGATTTGCCAGTAATTTATCAGCCTTGTGTTCATCACAAGTGCCTCTTGTTCACCCACTTAGTAAaccacttttttccttttccttttccttttttaaaattttaattaataTGATATTATAACAATATGTAGCCAAAACCTACCATGCTTAccatgcaaagaaagaaagaaagaaagaaagaaagaaagaaagaaagaaagaaagaaagaaagaaagaaagaaagaaagaaagaaagaaagaaaaggaaggaaggaaggaaggaaggaaggaaggaaggaaggaaggaaggaaggaaagaaagaaagaaagaaagaaagaaagaaagaaagaaagaaagaaagaaagaaagaaagacagacataTGAAGGGGAGAAGGGACAACATAACAAAGactctatagcaggcataggcaaacttggccctccagatggtttgggactacaactcccatcatccctgaccactggtcctgttagctagggatgatgggagttgtagtcccaaaacatctggagggcagagattgcctatgcctgctctatagtATCATGCATAAGTTAAAAGGGGAAATATAATCATTTCCACTGTCATTCCAGAAATGTAAAAACAAGGCCCACCTCTCAATAAACTTCTTCCTTGGATTATTATGTAAGCTTTATCATTAAGATGACCCCACTTTTCATTCTTCCACTTAATGCCAGGGTTGGAAGGACCAAGAGGAATTCTTGGTCCTCCCGGAAAAATGGGACCAGCTGGAccacaaggagaaagggggacCCAAGGAGAGCAAGGACCCAAAGGAGATGCTGGAGCAATGGGTAAGGAGTGCTGTTGGCTAAATGGGGttgtattgcattgcattcaACAAAAGCTAGACATTATTACAAGAAATcaaacttcttttttaatatttttatccaCATCTGTCTCTAAGTCTTGTAAGAGGGACATCCTGCCCATTAGGCACATCAAACATTTCACCTGGATATATACACCTTGAAGGGAGTACAAACCCACCAAGGTGCTCTTCCCTTGCTCCCAGCAtaggactggcccaagacattttgctgcctgagatgaaaGACAAGATGGTGCCCATACTCCTCCAGTCCATGTACAGAACCTCACCAGACTTCCAGTTGAAACTTATTTCAACACTAGTGATAGGACAGCGTCCTCCACGACTCTGGAGGCATATCAGATTGGGACAATGGCATGCACATTTCAATGTTCCCAGTTCTAAGGCCCAGGAACTCCTGATGCACTGAAACTCATCACAAGACACCTTCTCTCTTTGGTGTATATCTCTGCCTGCTCACAAAACCTCTTTCTTTTGAGTAGGACCGCGTGGAATCCGAGGTTTGCAGGGTCCTCCAGGAAGCATCGGCCCCTCTGGAGCACAAGGCAACAATGGCCCACAGGGTGAAAAAGGCGTCAAGGGAGAAACAGGTAATCCTAAGTGCTAAATAGTTGGATTTCTGCTGGAGGGCTCAATATACCACAGTGGCCAGGGTCCAAAGGAGCATACAACTATTTCTGCACACCCAGTGGGGTTGGGGGCTTCTGCTTCTCAAGCAGCCATTTGTGATATCCCTGGAGACCTACCCATCCAACAAAAGAAGTAAAAAGTTCTAAATGTCAGTCCAAGTCCTTAAGCATGCCTAAGTAGCTTTTTTGGATCCCAGTCAcagattttaaaagaatacacTGAAAATGTTCACATCCACACTGTTGTCCAGATACTTAGTAAGGTACAGTTTCTAAGTTATAAATGCTATGAGTGGAGAAAACAACCATAAAATGCCCATACCTCTGATGTTTCTCTCTCTATATACATCCGCCGTGGATGCCAATGAAAGAACAAGCAAATACATCATAGGCTGGCAGCTCTCAAGCTTGACTCCCATTGTTAGGCAATTGGCTGAAGTCACAAAAAGATTGTGATCTGTGAAAGCCAGCTTCTGGAGTCATGTTCTGGCAACATGCAAGTTATAAAATGTAGTGATAAAGGCCACTTCATCTTAATGCATCTGACACTAGTCCAGAACAGCTTGTGCTATTATATATTTGCTAGGgacgcggatggcactgtgggttaaaccacagagcctagggcttgctgatcagaaggttgtcgGTTCagatccctgcgatggggtgagctccagttgctcggtcccagctcctgccaacctagcagttcgaaagcacattaaagtgaaagtagataaatagggactgctttagtgggaaggtaaatggcgtttccgtgtgctgctccggttctgccagaatcggcttagtcatgctggccacatgacccagaagctgtacgctggctccctcggccagtaaagcgagatgagcaccacaaccccagagtcgtctgcaactagacctaatggtcaggagtccctttatctTCACCTCTTAaggcaggggtagtcaacatgggAGGTTGTTGGAACGCAACACCCATCAACACCATTCAGCAAAACCAATGGCAAGGATGGTGTGAGTtgtagctcaccttgggagggcaccatattggctacccctgctctgcaATACCATAGCCtcattgttgtttgtttttgtatactGGACTAACacgactacccccccccccaagatataaACTTGTGACTAACTATCATATCCTCAGTATAGACCAAAGTTAGTATATAAACACTGAAGCTATCATTTCTGTGAGAAAGCCCAACCGAACATGTAggccgcctcttcccatatgagcTGAGCCAGACagtgcaatcatcatctgaggcccttcttcatgtgcctcctctacaAGAAGCCCAGAGGGCAACAACATGAgaccaggctccctgtttgtggaatgccctccccagagaggctcacctggcacctttgttacatatctttaggcaaaaGCATCCCTCTTCTCCCGGCCTTtgcctaattaaacaatctatgacaggcataggcaaacccagccctccagatgttttgggactacaactcccatcatccctgaccactggtcctgttagctagggatgatgggagttgtagtcgcaaaacatctggagggccgagtttgcctatgccttacCTTTTAAACCAGATAGGTATTTTGTtactattgtgtgtgtttttgtgcttttatattgtaaacttccctgtgatctttggatgaagggcagcataagaacaacaaacaacaacgaCAGACAAACTAGGGCTGAGCTGAAACTATTTACCTACTTCTTGCATTTGTGATCATTACAAAGTACCTTCCATTTTTGTTGATTCTCCCTTCCCCATTCAATATTGCTGTAGGTCCGAAAGGAGCTACTGGTGCCCAAGGTCCCATAGGTGCCACAGGTGTCGGAGGGCCCAAAGGCGACAGAGGCCCAATGGGTGAAAAGGGAGCGAAAGGAGATGTAGGAGAAAGAGGTAAGTGGTGTGGACGAAAAGGTGCATATGAACAAACATCTTTATGGCATGAGAAAGGTTCTGAAGAGACAACAGAAATAACTTCTTGATGTGGTGCATAGTTAGTTTGAGGGGTTTTTAgctggccactaacttggatgacttaaataaataaataaataaaaagtaggaAACTGACACTCCCCAGATTCTGCTCTGAATTCGAGGAGGACCTCAGCAAAGTGCCCTGGGATGAATGCCCTCCCACGTCCGTGGGACTCCACCTGCAATGAAAAAACtatcattttaaatttcccacaatgcccctaaTATAGCATCACTCCAGGGCATACCGAGCATTGGAAATGTCTGTACTCGCTCACCCCACCACCCCTGGGAGTGCTGTTTTAATCCTCCACGAGGCTCCGGAGCATTCCATGTcactgtgggaaatttaaaatggtaaCTCATCTTACCAGTTCTCAGGGGCTCTGCCCCAGGGGTGCCAGGTGTAATGGCAATCCCTTGCTCATCTTCTGCTCAATGTCAGCCTCTGATACTCCTTCCCAGTTAACGAAAAGAAAAAATGGGTGGTTTGTTCATACTGCTCCTGCGTACAACCTTTTAAACCAATTGGCTATAGCATTTATCAGATGTTAACATTCATAGGAAAACAAGCCACCTACCAACTAACTTGCtaggggttttttatttatttaaaagaatctTGTATCAATAAGTTTTTAGATgtcttattatgttttcatatgtgctggaagctgcccagagtgactggggaactccagccagatgggcaggttataaataataaaaaatattactattattattattattattattattattctctctaTAGGATTACAAGGAGTGACTGGTCCCCAAGGGCCAGTGGGGAAACCAGGATCTCCTGGATCCAAAGGAGATAAAGGATCTATAGGTGACAAAGGGACCAAAGGTGACAGCGGTCTCTCAGGTAAGGAGGGTAGCCTTTTGTTGGCGGTGTTAAAAGCGATGCATTAAAAGTGTTAGAGCAAAATTTGTAGTGCTGGTCTTTTAACTTGCTGTGCCCTTTTTAGCATTGAAGGGTTGGTGCAATCCATGTGAATTTTGTAATTCTGATTACTGTATTGAGGAAAAGTTTAAGTGAACAATCAGGGTggatttaactttttttaaaaaaatcacacaacTCGAATGAGAGTGTATTTAATTCCAGAccattctggggggtggggtgggaatattTATTCTAGTTTGGGTCTTAACAGGAACatctgaaagagggagaaaagtgaTGGATACATGTATCTGTATAAACAAAGGCTTAATTTGAAAGAGAGCAAACATTTACCATTGATGGATATTAATATTACTGAACCATTAATGGAATAATTAATTCATACCAttaatacacacatgcacacaccaacacacaaGCAAAACAGACATAGTAAGAGACCACCATCCAATATTCACTAATGTACAAATTCATTTCCAGTTGATTCTACACTGAGATTATGTATTTAATATAGCATAATATTATTTAAATTTCCAtagaattaatgaatgaatgaatgatgaattaattaattatggcAGCAATTGATTGACTGTGACAACAACATGTTTACTGTGTTGTGTCATTTGGATTGTCTGGCAATTTTTACTGTTCCTGGGTGGGTGgaagttggagagagagagagagagagagagagagagagagagagagatgtggcatTTAGTTTAACAAAACGTTTCACGTCCATACTGTGTGCAATATATTGTTTACCACATATTACTACAGTACTGAATCTTGCAGATCATGATCATTGTATTATTTCTCAGAGGTCAACCTTATGAAAAAACAAGTCAGTGACCTAGAGGGGCAGCTAAGAGCCTTGCAAGCCAGTTTCTCCAAATATCAAAAAGGTAAGTGTTGcatgaaacaggaaaaaaaatgtgaactGTCTTTTGCAATCTTCCTTGGTCCATTTGGCCCCTTAACAGAGAACCAGCACCAACATACATGTCTATGGGCACATTATATGTGATAGCACAGGCATGTTCCTCGTAACCCTTAAATTCCAGCACATGCATGCAGTAGCAGTAGCACTAGAGAATCAGCAGCAACATGGTCTTTGCAAGATTATGAGTGCAGCAGAAGCTCAATAAGCACAGGAATAAATTGTGTAGGTTATCCCTAGTCTTTTGCAGAGTTATCCGA
The sequence above is drawn from the Lacerta agilis isolate rLacAgi1 chromosome 5, rLacAgi1.pri, whole genome shotgun sequence genome and encodes:
- the LOC117046624 gene encoding pulmonary surfactant-associated protein D-like; its protein translation is MLVLLTLSVLVLQFSPASFQSSPQVIQNLDRNACSLVVCGPAEKGLPGINGRDGAQGPKGDKGEQGLEGPRGILGPPGKMGPAGPQGERGTQGEQGPKGDAGAMGPRGIRGLQGPPGSIGPSGAQGNNGPQGEKGVKGETGPKGATGAQGPIGATGVGGPKGDRGPMGEKGAKGDVGERGLQGVTGPQGPVGKPGSPGSKGDKGSIGDKGTKGDSGLSEVNLMKKQVSDLEGQLRALQASFSKYQKVAAFPGGRIVGNKVFVTSGYEGNFDDLKQKCLQAGGQLATPKNAAENTAIQQIVVQHNKSVFLGVTDIQTEGKFRYLNGDAIVYSNWLQGEPNNEKGRENCVEVYVNGKWNDRACGEKRLILCEF